The segment ATATAAAGTTAGGTCAGCCGTCTACAACCCTTTCCGGAGGAGAAGCACAGAGGGTTAAGCTGGCTACACATCTATCCAAAAGGCAGACGGGCAATACTCTTTTTATTTTAGACGAACCTACTACCGGCCTTCATATATACGACGTTAAAAAGCTCATAGGTATATTAAACCGCTTAGTAGACAAGGGGAATACAGTTATAGTTATAGAACATAATTTAGACGTTATCAAAAGCGGAGACTATATAATAGATTTAGGGCAAGACGGAGGAAACAAGGGCGGAGAAGTGATAGCTACCGGCACACCTGAAGAGGTTTCTAAAGTTGAAAACAGCTATACCGGGCAATATCTTAAGAAAATTTTTGAGCCAAAATAATAAAAAAAAGGCCTCTTAATTAAGAAGCCTTTTTTATTATCTTCTTTTTTCCCTGTCACGTTTTAAACGTTCAAAACTCCTATCATATGTTTTTTCAGCCTCTTTACTAAAAAAACAAGCGGGGAACTCTCCACTTCTCCTATGGTAAGCTACACATTCGCAGCATTTTCCATGATGAGCACAACTGTATGTACAGCTGCAGTCGATTTTAATTGTTGAGTGTTCACAAGACATGTTTAAATACCTCACTTTCTCTTAAGAGCAAAAAATTGTTTTAATATATCAGAACATTCGTTTTCCATTACTCCTGTAATTATTTCCGGATGATGGTTAAAATCATTTCTAAAGTCAAATACTGAACCGAAGCAACCGGCTTTTTTGTCGTATGCGCCGAATATGACAGTAGGTATCCTCGCATTGATTATTGCTCCCGCGCACATAGGGCAGGGCTCTAATGTTACGTAAATCCGGCAATCGGAAAGCCGCCAGCTCTTTAGCTTTTTAGCCGCTTTTTTTATAGCAATGATCTCAGCGTGATAAAGCGGATTTTTACGCTTTTCACGAAGGTTATATGCGCTAGATATAATTTTATCATCTTTTACTATAACACAGCCGACGGGTACTTCGCCTAATTTTTCAGCTTTTTTGGCAGCCTTCAAAGCCATGTTCATGTAATATTCGTGATCTTTCATTTTAGGCCTTTGATCTTTTTATTTATATAATAACAGTTATTTTAGACAAGGTAAAGGCCAGCTTGTTGGGGTATTAATTTTTAAAAATAACGAGTATAACTATAATCTTAAACTAAAGAGCAATTATTTTACTCACTGCTTTTTAGTTTTTCATCAATACGGTTGGGTAAAATTTTTGAAGAAGAATTGTTATCTGCCATATACGTATTTTCTCCATCACGCTGAGCATTTTGAAGCTGATTGATTATAGCTGTAATGGTATTAAATAGCTCAAAATACATTTTTTTATAATCTGGCATTAATTATCACCTCAATCACATTATAGGTCAATAAAACCCTAAAATCAATAGGTCAAAGTGACATAATTATTATGAGGTGATAATTATGAAGAACCGTTTGAGAAATCTGCGAATTGAGAAAGGATATACGCAAATAAAAATGCAGCAGTTAACTGGCATTGACCAAAGTGATTACTCAAAAATTGAGACGGGTAAAAGGTATTATACCGTTGAACAATGTAAGAGAATAGCACTTGCCTTAGATACCAGTATAGATTATCTACTGGGTCTTACAAATGAAAAAACTCCCTATAAGAGAGCCAATAAGAACAATTAATATATTGTTTTTAAAATTATTGAATTAAAGTTATTTAGTTTTATTAAAGTATACGCTTATAAATTGAAGCAAGAGGTTAAATAAAGTATAATATAAGAAAACACAGGCAAAAGGAGCAATTCTATTTTGAAATTCATCCATTTAGCGGATATCCACCTTGGAAAATATCAAAATTCTAAATCTGAAAGATACATAGATTTTTTTACTGCCTTTGAAAAGATTATAGACTACACAATTGAAAAAAAGGCTGATTTTATAGTCTGCGCAGGTGATTTTTTTGATACCAAGATGATCAACGCGACAACGCTTAATAAATCTGTAAACCTGCTTTCACGTTTAAAAGAGGCGGGTATACCGTTTTATGCAACGGAAGGGAACCACGATAGGGCGTATTATCTGGAAAAAGACTCGTGGCTTTGCTACTTAAGCGACAATGGGTTTATAAACCTTTTAAAACCGGATCTAACGCCTGACGGGGCAGATATTTCAAATGCAATTTTAGAGACAGATGATTACCGGATAATCGGGCTTGGGTATAACGGGGCAGCAACTAAAAAACGTATAGAGGAGTTCACATCTTCGGTAGACAAGGCCAATAAATTTACGGTAATCTTACTGCATGCTGCGCTTATAGGGCAGATAGCAGAGGATATGGCAGGCGTTGAAAAAGAACAGCTTTTATCTTTGGCCGGCAAAGGCAGCTACTTGGCTTTGGGGCATATACACAAACATTACAGCATTGAAAATATATATAACCCTGGGTCTATAGAATACGTAAGTATAGAAGAGGCAAAGCGCGGGGATAAAAAGGGATTTTTATTTATAGATACGGATAGCGGTGTTGAGTTTATACCCGTCTTACCACGGGAACATTTGTTCTTAGAGGAAAAGGTTTATAAAGACGATACTACGGACAGTGTTTTTAAAAAATTATCCGACAAAATAACAGATCCAAAAGAGCCTGTCATAAATATAGAGCTTTTTTCCGATAATGAATTGACGCTTAAAAATGTAGACACGGTTTTGCTGACAGAACAGATAGAAGAAAAGTATCAAGCAGTATCGGTTACCATAAATACACACGTTATAGGGAGCGACGGCAAGGCTTTTACTTTTGCGGACAAGCCGGAAATAGAAAAAGATGTTTTATTTAACATGTATTTTGAAAAAGGGTACGATGAGGACGCGGCGAAAAAATTAACTGAATTTACGATAGGGCTAAAGGAAGGCGTTTTAGCGGAAGAAATAGTAGACGATGCTTTAAGTTTGCTGGGGGAAATATAGATGATAATTAAGCGTATTTACCTTAAAAACATACGTTCTTTTGATGAGATAGAGATTTTTCCGTCAGCAGGGGTCAACTTTATTAAAGGCGAAAATGGTGCAGGAAAATCTACTATCATTGAAAGCATCGGCTTTTGCCTGTTTGGCACGGAATTTGACGATACTATTGGTAATTACCTTTTACAATACGGTAAGGACAAAGGCCTTATCGAAATCACATTTACCGCAAAAGACGGCAGCGAGATTTTAGTTAAAAAGCAAATAAGCGCCAAAGGAACGGATTTCTGGCGTATATATGAAAACGGTGAAGATACTCCGCTTACGCTTCTTTCAAAAGAAGTGCAAAGTTTTATTTCTTCTGCTGTCGGGTTATCAACGATGGCCTCACCAGACTGGATATTCCCCGAAGTAATAGGTATACGCCAAGGTAATTTCAGGCGCCCGTTCGAAGATGCGCCGTCTGCCAGAATAAAGACGTTTGACCGTATTTTTGGCGTGCAGGAGTATAAAAAGACTTATGATAAGATGTCTGATTCTATAAAAGAGACAGATAAAAGAATAGATTTAGTTAATAAAGACATAGAGTATTTAGCACCTCAGGCAGGCAAGACTTTAGAGACAAAAGAAAACATTGCAGCTAAGGAAAAAGAATTAGGCGAAGCAGAGAAAAAGCTAAGCTCAAAGGAAAAACAGTACCGGGATTTTGAAAATCTGGCTAAGGAATGGCAGCTGCTAGACCGTCGTATAGAAAAGATATTGAGCGAAAAAGCAAGGATAAAAAAAGAGCAGGAAGAATACAGCGAGTTACTCGTTAAAGATGAAGAGCGCCTTAAAGATTATGAAAAAGAATTATTAATAATATCTTTGGAACACGAGAATAAAAGCCTAGAGTTAAAAAAGGAAGAGGGCATATTTGAAACGCTCGCAAACGCGCAAAAGACGGCCGACAGCGTAAACAGGTTTATAAATGAAAAGGTGCTTTCAAAGCAGATCGCCGCTCAAAATGCGGCTAAATCGGCCGAGGAATTTAACAATGAACTTTTGGCTGCAAAGGAAGACTTAAGAAAAGAAAAAGAAGTCCTTACATTAAAGGAGAGAGAAAAAGGTATAACTGAGAGGCTTATAGCGCTAAAGGCAAGAAGAAACCTTATAAAAGAGCATGAAGATAAGTTAAAATTAGGGATTTGCCCTTTTTATGAAAATGAAAAATGTGATAAGGCTTCTAATGCAAGTGTTTCATTAAATACGGATTTGTATTTAGAGATAGAAAAGTTAATTGAAGAGCAAGCTGAAATCAACTTAAAGTTAAAGCAGCTGCCGGATATAGAAGAGGCCCGCCTTCGTTTAAAAAAAGCTGAAAAATCTTACGAAGATTATCTAAACAGGTCTAACCAGTTAAAAAATGAAACCATAGGTGAGATTTCGCGTGCGGCTTCGTGGGATATTGCAGGAAAGGCAAAAGAAATTTTAAACGCAGTTGATGTTAAAGATGGTTTTATAAAAGACGAAATTGAAGATATACTAAAAAAATCTGCCTATTTGAACGAGGCGATAAAAAAAGGAGACGACATCAGCGCAGATGCTTTTGTAGCTTCTGTAAATGCATTTGAAGTTTTTATAAAAAAGCTATATCTTTTTGAACAGGAGAAAATAGAAAAAGCAAGAAAAGAAGAGCGGACAATATCAGATAAAAAAATGCGTTTAACGGCAGAATCTAAGGCGCTTAACGGAAGTATTGAAAAGATGAGGAAAACCTTGCTTAAAAACGAGGAAAGCGCAAAAAGCATTGTTACAGAGGAAAAGGATATAGAAAATAAAAAAGGCGAGCTTTTAAAAACCGAAGCTGCTTTCGGTAAAATTGATTTTAATAATATGGCGAAGCAGGAATACTGGCAGACAAAAGCTCGTGAAAGCGCAATGGACTTGGGAGAAAGCAAGAGTGCCGTTTTATTTTTAAAAAGTGAAATTAAGCGCATGGAAGAAGAGCTTAAAAAGGCTAAAGAGGCACAAGATAAACTAAAGCAGCTCGAAGATAAAAAGGTGAATCTTGAGGGAGCCAAAAGGCTCTTAACAGATATACGAAGCGTATTAAAAGAGGCAGGGCCTAAAATTGCCGCAGTATTTAGGGTGAAAGTACAGTCTATGGCGGACAGTATGTACAAATCCGTATCGAAAAAAGCGGTGAACCTTGAATTTACAGATAATTACGACGTTTTATTAATAGATAACTTCGGCGGGAAAAGAAGAGAGCGGTATTTCAGGCAGCTTTCCGGCGGAGAGAAGATGACTGCCGCACTGGCTATAAGAATGAGCCTTTTAAAATCGCTTGGCATTAATTTCGGGTTCTTTGACGAGCCGACTGACAATCTAGATGTAACTAGGCGTGAGAACCTATCCGATGCATTCAAGACGCTTTTAAGTGGCTTCGAGCAGGTTTTCTTAGTAAGCCACGACGATACATTTGACAGCCTTACAGATGAGATAATTATATTATAGTTTATATAGTAATATAATATTTAAAAACTATGTAGAGGTTAAGCTATGGATGAAAAATTTACAAGCAAAAAAAGGGTCTTTAAATACTGCGCTATAACTTGTGCAATAACGCTTCTGGTAACAGCAGTTTTAACATATGCACTGATAGTGTATATCCCGAATAAAGACGGTGACCGGTATGTTTCTCCGGAAAAATATGAGCTTTTAAAGAAATATGCGGAACTAGATTATGTTATAGAAACTATAACTAATAATTATTATAAAGACGTAGATACAGACGAAATTTTTGAACAGGTATTAAAAGGTGCGGCTGCGGCCGTAGGAGATGAATATACCGTATATTATACGGAAGAGGAATACGCGGATCTTTTAAGCCAGATGGACGGAGAATATAACGGTATCGGCATAGCTGTACTTACAAACAGCGATGGGGATTTACAGATTACCACTGTTTATTCTTCTTCTCCGGCCAGTGAGGCCGGTATTGAGCCGGGGGATATAATAGTTTCGATAAACGGCTCTTTAGTGAAAGGGAAGACGCTGCAGGAGGTTGTAGACATGATAAGCAATGCAACAGGTAATGTTGCTTTAGTTGTCCGCCGCGATGGAGACGAGTATACGTTCAATGTTGAAAAGACAGATGTAGAAATGGACATGGTAGAAACAGAAGACGTAGATGAAGACGGTATAGGATACATACATATAACACATTTTAACGGGGAGGTAAAACAGCAGTTTATAGATGCCGTAAATGCTGCTAAGTCTGCCGGTGCAAAGGGAATTATAGTAGATGTCCGCAATAATCCGGGAGGGTCTCTTTCCGCTGTTACCCAGATACTCGATTACCTGCTGCCTGAGGGCTTAATAGTATATACCGTTGATAAAAATGGGAACAGGGAAGAATGGAATTCAGACGAAAATAGTGAAGATATACCGATGATATGCTTAACAAACGGGCATTCTGCCTCAGCATCGGAGATCTTTGCCGGAACGCTTAAGGATTATGGGCGCGCTACAATAGTTGGGGAAACTACTTTTGGCAAAGGTATAGTACAGACTATATTCTCTATACCATCAACTAAGGAAGGCCTTAAAGTGACAACTGCAACGTATTATACCAAGAGCGGGCAGCTGATACAGGGAAACGGAATTACACCTAACGTGGAGGTCGAAAACACCGGAGATGAGGATACACAGCTTGATACCGCACATCAACTCTTGCTTGAACAGATAAGTAATTAAAGGATATAATATTGATAAAATCTCAAAATAGCGTATAATATTTCTAAAAAAGACTATATTTTATTGGGGGACACACATGAAGGTAAAGGGAATAAGGTTTATTACAATAACAGCATTAATGCTTGCTTTAACTATAGTATTTCAGATGCTAAGAGTTATCTTAGGTTTGCCTAATACTATAGTCACGCAGCTCTTAGTAGGTACACTTGTAAACTTGTGTTTACTCGTTGCTACAGCAGGAGCAGGAATATTCTCGGGCATTATAATAAGCCTGGCCGCTCCGATCGTGGCATTTTTGCAAAGCAGCGTGCCCGCTTTTTGGGTAGTGCCCTTCATTGCTATAGGCAATATGGCTATAGTAATTATTTACGGTCTATTATATGAAAAATCTAAAATTTTAGGTTTTACTTTTGGTGCTATATTAAAGACAGCTATTTTATGGGTAGGCGTAGCTGTTGTGGGTATATCAGTTTTTGGGCTGCCGGAAGCTGC is part of the Eubacteriales bacterium genome and harbors:
- a CDS encoding SMC family ATPase, encoding MIIKRIYLKNIRSFDEIEIFPSAGVNFIKGENGAGKSTIIESIGFCLFGTEFDDTIGNYLLQYGKDKGLIEITFTAKDGSEILVKKQISAKGTDFWRIYENGEDTPLTLLSKEVQSFISSAVGLSTMASPDWIFPEVIGIRQGNFRRPFEDAPSARIKTFDRIFGVQEYKKTYDKMSDSIKETDKRIDLVNKDIEYLAPQAGKTLETKENIAAKEKELGEAEKKLSSKEKQYRDFENLAKEWQLLDRRIEKILSEKARIKKEQEEYSELLVKDEERLKDYEKELLIISLEHENKSLELKKEEGIFETLANAQKTADSVNRFINEKVLSKQIAAQNAAKSAEEFNNELLAAKEDLRKEKEVLTLKEREKGITERLIALKARRNLIKEHEDKLKLGICPFYENEKCDKASNASVSLNTDLYLEIEKLIEEQAEINLKLKQLPDIEEARLRLKKAEKSYEDYLNRSNQLKNETIGEISRAASWDIAGKAKEILNAVDVKDGFIKDEIEDILKKSAYLNEAIKKGDDISADAFVASVNAFEVFIKKLYLFEQEKIEKARKEERTISDKKMRLTAESKALNGSIEKMRKTLLKNEESAKSIVTEEKDIENKKGELLKTEAAFGKIDFNNMAKQEYWQTKARESAMDLGESKSAVLFLKSEIKRMEEELKKAKEAQDKLKQLEDKKVNLEGAKRLLTDIRSVLKEAGPKIAAVFRVKVQSMADSMYKSVSKKAVNLEFTDNYDVLLIDNFGGKRRERYFRQLSGGEKMTAALAIRMSLLKSLGINFGFFDEPTDNLDVTRRENLSDAFKTLLSGFEQVFLVSHDDTFDSLTDEIIIL
- a CDS encoding DUF6485 family protein, whose protein sequence is MSCEHSTIKIDCSCTYSCAHHGKCCECVAYHRRSGEFPACFFSKEAEKTYDRSFERLKRDREKRR
- the tadA gene encoding tRNA adenosine(34) deaminase TadA, with protein sequence MKDHEYYMNMALKAAKKAEKLGEVPVGCVIVKDDKIISSAYNLREKRKNPLYHAEIIAIKKAAKKLKSWRLSDCRIYVTLEPCPMCAGAIINARIPTVIFGAYDKKAGCFGSVFDFRNDFNHHPEIITGVMENECSDILKQFFALKRK
- a CDS encoding S41 family peptidase, whose translation is MDEKFTSKKRVFKYCAITCAITLLVTAVLTYALIVYIPNKDGDRYVSPEKYELLKKYAELDYVIETITNNYYKDVDTDEIFEQVLKGAAAAVGDEYTVYYTEEEYADLLSQMDGEYNGIGIAVLTNSDGDLQITTVYSSSPASEAGIEPGDIIVSINGSLVKGKTLQEVVDMISNATGNVALVVRRDGDEYTFNVEKTDVEMDMVETEDVDEDGIGYIHITHFNGEVKQQFIDAVNAAKSAGAKGIIVDVRNNPGGSLSAVTQILDYLLPEGLIVYTVDKNGNREEWNSDENSEDIPMICLTNGHSASASEIFAGTLKDYGRATIVGETTFGKGIVQTIFSIPSTKEGLKVTTATYYTKSGQLIQGNGITPNVEVENTGDEDTQLDTAHQLLLEQISN
- a CDS encoding DNA repair exonuclease, which codes for MKFIHLADIHLGKYQNSKSERYIDFFTAFEKIIDYTIEKKADFIVCAGDFFDTKMINATTLNKSVNLLSRLKEAGIPFYATEGNHDRAYYLEKDSWLCYLSDNGFINLLKPDLTPDGADISNAILETDDYRIIGLGYNGAATKKRIEEFTSSVDKANKFTVILLHAALIGQIAEDMAGVEKEQLLSLAGKGSYLALGHIHKHYSIENIYNPGSIEYVSIEEAKRGDKKGFLFIDTDSGVEFIPVLPREHLFLEEKVYKDDTTDSVFKKLSDKITDPKEPVINIELFSDNELTLKNVDTVLLTEQIEEKYQAVSVTINTHVIGSDGKAFTFADKPEIEKDVLFNMYFEKGYDEDAAKKLTEFTIGLKEGVLAEEIVDDALSLLGEI
- a CDS encoding helix-turn-helix transcriptional regulator, which translates into the protein MKNRLRNLRIEKGYTQIKMQQLTGIDQSDYSKIETGKRYYTVEQCKRIALALDTSIDYLLGLTNEKTPYKRANKNN